The proteins below are encoded in one region of Mus caroli chromosome 10, CAROLI_EIJ_v1.1, whole genome shotgun sequence:
- the Ccn6 gene encoding WNT1-inducible-signaling pathway protein 3, giving the protein MRRLLFCTLLITGLTQLCCRTQGSAPQDSTPGGQPGAALEVYQRAEVCRWPCRCPPQRPTCPPGVSLVRDGCGCCKVCAKQPGDTCNEAEICDPHKGLYCDYSGDTPRYETGVCAYLVAVGCEFNRVYYQNGQVFQPHPLFSCLCVSGAIGCTPLFIPKLAGSNCSAAKGRRKTDPPNCGRGTLQKQESASYKTMSAYRNLPLTWRKKCLVQATKWTPCSRTCGMGISNRVTNENANCEMRKEKRLCYLQPCSRNTSQAVEIPRGATCQPTFQLPKAEKFVFSGCSSTQSYRPTFCGICLDKRCCVPNKSKMITVSFDCPSEGSFKWQMLWITSCVCQRDCREPGDIFSELRIL; this is encoded by the exons ATGCGTAGGCTCCTCTTTTGCACTCTGCTCATTACTGGGCTGACACAG ctcTGCTGCAGGACACAGGGCAGTGCACCGCAAGACTCGACCCCTGGAGGGCAGCCTGGAGCAGCATTGGAGGTGTATCAGCGTGCAGAGGTCTGCCGCTGGCCCTGCAGATGCCCCCCGCAGAGGCCCACTTGTCCTCCTGGGGTGAGTTTGGTGAGGGATGGCTGTGGATGCTGCAAAGTCTGTGCCAAGCAACCAGGAGACACCTGTAACGAAGCCGAGATCTGCGACCCCCACAAAGGCCTGTACTGTGACTACTCCGGGGACACGCCTAGGTACGAGACAggcgtgtgtgcat atcttGTGGCAGTTGGATGTGAGTTCAACAGGGTCTATTACCAGAATGGCCAAGTATTTCAGCCCCATCCACTATTCAGCTGCCTCTGTGTGAGTGGGGCCATTGGATGCACACCCCTCTTCATCCCCAAGCTGGCTGGCAGCAACTGTTCTGCAgctaaaggaagaaggaagactgatcCCCCAAACTGTGGCCGGGGAACCCTGCAGAAGCAGGAGTCAGCAAGCTACAAGACAATGTCAG CTTATAGGAATCTCCCACTTACTTGGAGGAAAAAATGTCTTGTGCAAGCAACAAAGTGGACTCCCTGCTCCAGAACGTGCGGAATGGGAATTTCTAACCGGGTAACCAACGAAAACGCCAACTGTGaaatgagaaaggagaagaggctgTGCTACCTCCAGCCCTGCAGCAGGAACACATCACAGGCAGTGGAG ATCCCCAGAGGAGCAACATGTCAACCCACTTTCCAACTCCCCAAAGCtgaaaaatttgttttttctGGATGCTCAAGTACTCAGAGTTACAGACCCACTTTCTGTGGAATATGCCTGGACAAGAGATGCTGTGTCCCCAACAAGTCTAAAATGATTACTGTTAGCTTTGACTGCCCCAGTGAAGGGTCGTTTAAGTGGCAGATGCTGTGGATCACATCTTGTGTGTGTCAGAGGGACTGCAGAGAACCAGGAGATATATTTTCTGAGCTCAGGATTCTATAG